In the genome of Streptomyces collinus, one region contains:
- a CDS encoding S8 family peptidase, which yields MTAPYARYRRAVAIPAGMAMATALAFLPNTMATAAEDAPAPASARAEATPLSYVVNVKPGHRTSAYVKKAVAKAGGTVVTSYDQIGVIVVHSSNADFAKTVRKVRGVQSAGATRTAPLPSASTGDLGAPKVLSAAEVAKAEAPAGQDPLQPQQWDLPAIKADKAHEKTLGSKKVTVAVIDTGVDDTHPDIAPNFDRKASVNCVSGKPDTADGAWRPSAAESPHGTHVAGEIAAAKNGVGMTGVAPGVKVSGIKVSNPDGFFYTEAVVCGFVWAAEHGVDVTNNSYYTDPWYFNCKNDPDQKALVDAVTRAAKYAERKGAVNVAAAGNENYDLASDEITDPSSPNDTTPGDRVVDPSKCLDIPTQLPGVVTVASTGAKGIKSSFSNYGLGVADIAAPGGDSTAYQKPEAPATSGLILGTLPGGKWGYMAGTSMASPHVAGVAALIKSTHPYASPALVKALLYAEADATPCTDPYDINADGKIDAVCEGSKNRNGFYGWGIADALDAVTK from the coding sequence ATGACTGCGCCGTACGCGCGCTACCGTCGCGCCGTCGCGATCCCTGCCGGGATGGCCATGGCCACAGCCCTCGCGTTCCTGCCGAACACCATGGCCACGGCCGCCGAGGACGCCCCGGCTCCCGCGTCGGCCCGGGCCGAGGCGACCCCGCTCAGCTACGTCGTCAACGTCAAGCCGGGGCACCGCACTTCGGCGTACGTGAAGAAGGCCGTCGCCAAGGCCGGCGGCACGGTCGTGACGTCGTACGACCAGATCGGCGTCATCGTCGTCCACTCCTCGAACGCCGACTTCGCCAAGACCGTCCGCAAGGTGCGCGGCGTGCAGTCGGCGGGCGCCACCCGCACCGCGCCACTGCCCTCGGCGTCGACGGGGGACCTGGGCGCGCCGAAGGTGCTGAGCGCGGCCGAGGTCGCGAAGGCCGAAGCGCCCGCCGGACAGGACCCGCTGCAGCCGCAGCAGTGGGACCTGCCCGCCATCAAGGCGGACAAGGCGCACGAGAAGACGCTGGGCAGCAAGAAGGTCACGGTCGCCGTGATCGACACCGGTGTCGACGACACGCACCCCGACATCGCGCCCAATTTCGACCGCAAGGCGTCGGTCAACTGTGTGTCGGGCAAGCCGGACACGGCCGACGGGGCCTGGCGGCCGAGCGCCGCGGAGAGCCCGCACGGCACGCACGTCGCCGGTGAGATCGCCGCCGCGAAGAACGGCGTCGGCATGACGGGTGTGGCGCCCGGGGTGAAGGTCTCCGGCATCAAGGTGTCCAACCCGGACGGCTTCTTCTACACGGAGGCCGTGGTGTGCGGCTTCGTGTGGGCGGCCGAGCACGGGGTCGACGTGACGAACAACAGCTATTACACGGACCCCTGGTACTTCAACTGCAAGAACGACCCGGACCAGAAGGCGCTCGTGGACGCCGTCACGCGGGCCGCGAAGTACGCGGAGAGGAAGGGCGCGGTCAACGTCGCCGCGGCCGGCAACGAGAACTACGACCTCGCCTCCGACGAGATCACCGACCCGTCGTCCCCGAACGACACCACGCCGGGCGACCGGGTCGTCGACCCCTCGAAGTGCCTCGACATCCCGACCCAGCTGCCGGGTGTCGTCACGGTCGCCTCGACGGGCGCGAAGGGCATCAAGTCGTCGTTCTCCAACTACGGTCTGGGCGTGGCGGACATAGCCGCCCCGGGCGGTGACTCGACCGCCTACCAGAAGCCGGAGGCGCCGGCCACGAGCGGCCTCATCCTGGGCACGCTGCCGGGCGGCAAGTGGGGCTACATGGCCGGTACGTCGATGGCGTCCCCGCACGTCGCGGGCGTCGCCGCCCTCATCAAGTCGACGCACCCGTACGCCTCCCCGGCGCTGGTGAAGGCCCTGCTGTACGCGGAGGCGGACGCCACGCCGTGCACGGACCCCTACGACATCAACGCCGACGGCAAGATCGACGCGGTGTGCGAGGGCTCCAAGAACCGCAACGGCTTCTACGGCTGGGGCATCGCGGACGCGCTGGACGCGGTGACCAAGTAG
- a CDS encoding CopD family protein gives MTSTRPTPGVPDPQGPVPRAGAGRAVAVLVLVALAALIPLLGPSAALHGTGEAGAPGAGGIALLRTVLFAALCIPVGELFVNRLACSLPGGEGHPAPRSWSPFAAAAGFAAALGLASVVATGNLVPDHVADIDAGGLYASRDGKLALLEVNAFLVAGLCAMSRRPVTQAWPLAAVVVAEALRAHPTTEPGPLTGSALTLVHLTCAALWTGGLLHALRTLRLWPGTAGAALLGLYARVALILLAAITATGVCSSLRRMPPETVLEQLTGTAYGRALLAKVLLVAVVAALAVWARRRLRRAADPLTAVAPARAEVAVLGLAVAASGLLTALPVPIRW, from the coding sequence GTGACTTCGACAAGACCCACGCCCGGGGTGCCCGATCCGCAGGGGCCGGTACCGCGTGCGGGTGCGGGGCGGGCCGTCGCCGTTCTGGTGCTGGTGGCTCTGGCCGCGCTGATCCCGCTGCTCGGCCCGTCCGCCGCGCTGCACGGCACCGGGGAGGCCGGAGCACCCGGCGCCGGCGGCATAGCCCTGCTGCGTACGGTGCTCTTCGCGGCGCTGTGCATACCCGTCGGCGAGCTGTTCGTGAACCGGCTGGCGTGTTCGCTGCCCGGCGGGGAGGGGCACCCGGCGCCCCGCAGCTGGTCCCCCTTCGCGGCCGCCGCCGGTTTCGCCGCCGCCCTGGGACTCGCCTCGGTCGTGGCCACCGGCAATCTCGTGCCGGACCATGTGGCGGACATCGACGCCGGGGGGCTCTACGCGTCCCGGGACGGCAAGCTCGCCCTGCTGGAGGTCAACGCGTTCCTCGTGGCGGGACTGTGCGCCATGTCGCGCCGGCCTGTCACGCAGGCCTGGCCGCTGGCCGCCGTGGTCGTCGCCGAGGCCCTGCGCGCGCACCCCACGACCGAGCCCGGCCCGCTGACCGGCTCCGCGCTGACGCTCGTCCATCTGACGTGCGCGGCGCTGTGGACGGGCGGCCTGCTGCACGCCCTGCGCACCCTCCGGCTGTGGCCCGGCACGGCGGGCGCGGCCCTGCTGGGTCTCTACGCGCGCGTGGCGCTCATCCTGCTCGCCGCCATCACCGCGACCGGCGTGTGCAGTTCGCTGCGCCGGATGCCGCCGGAGACGGTCCTGGAGCAGCTGACGGGAACGGCGTACGGGCGCGCACTGCTCGCCAAGGTGCTGCTCGTGGCGGTCGTCGCCGCCCTCGCCGTATGGGCCCGGCGGCGGCTGCGGCGGGCGGCCGACCCGCTGACCGCGGTTGCGCCGGCCCGGGCGGAGGTGGCCGTCCTGGGTCTGGCGGTCGCGGCGTCCGGACTGCTGACGGCGCTTCCGGTGCCCATCCGCTGGTGA
- a CDS encoding S8 family peptidase gives MSHLRSRRRLALAVPVALSLTASLGFLPAAASAAPQAAPAARTADAPKLAYVVNTKVDRHTIASVKKAIAKADGSVVATYQRIGVIVVHSSNPDFAKTIRTARGVQSAGATRTAPLAAAGTKEEGAVEYLTAAQAKRTEAVSAKTPESEPLEADQWDLRAIGADKAASINPGSRKVTVAVIDTGVDDTHPDIAPNFSASQSANCAGGKPDTSEGAWRPYTPEDYHGTHVAGEIAAARNGVGVAGVAPGVKVSSINVTDRANGLFYPESVVCAFVFAADHGVEITNNSYYVDPWLYNCMDDPDQRAVVTAVNRAQLYAQKKGTLNVAAAGNSNHDLDADAIVDDSSPNDTTPAERTIDPHECFDIPTQLPGVVTVSSTGVDNVKSYFSTYGKGVVDVAAPGGDRRYQIPDTPSKDGRILSTMPNGAWGFLQGTSMASPHASGVAALLKSKHPWASPAQLQALLKAQADETACPASYDQDGDGTQDAVCEGGERLNGFYGHGIVNALRAVK, from the coding sequence ATGTCTCACTTGCGTTCCAGACGCCGGCTCGCTCTCGCCGTGCCCGTCGCGCTGTCCCTGACGGCCTCTCTGGGCTTCCTGCCTGCCGCCGCGTCGGCGGCCCCGCAGGCGGCGCCGGCCGCCCGGACGGCGGACGCGCCGAAGCTGGCGTACGTCGTCAACACCAAGGTGGACCGCCACACGATCGCCTCGGTGAAGAAGGCGATCGCGAAGGCCGACGGCTCGGTCGTGGCCACGTACCAGCGGATCGGCGTGATCGTCGTCCACTCCTCGAACCCCGACTTCGCCAAGACGATCCGCACGGCCCGCGGGGTCCAGTCCGCGGGTGCGACGCGGACGGCGCCGCTGGCGGCCGCGGGGACGAAGGAAGAGGGCGCGGTCGAGTACCTGACGGCCGCCCAGGCGAAGCGCACCGAGGCCGTCTCGGCGAAGACGCCCGAGAGCGAGCCTCTTGAGGCGGACCAGTGGGACCTGCGCGCGATCGGCGCCGACAAGGCCGCATCGATCAACCCGGGCAGCCGCAAGGTGACCGTCGCCGTGATCGACACGGGCGTGGACGACACCCACCCCGACATCGCCCCGAACTTCTCCGCCTCGCAGTCCGCCAACTGCGCCGGCGGCAAGCCCGACACCAGCGAGGGCGCCTGGCGGCCGTACACGCCCGAGGACTACCACGGCACGCATGTCGCGGGTGAGATCGCCGCCGCCCGCAACGGCGTCGGCGTCGCGGGCGTCGCTCCCGGTGTGAAGGTGTCCAGCATCAACGTGACCGACCGTGCGAACGGCCTCTTCTACCCGGAGAGCGTCGTCTGCGCGTTCGTGTTCGCCGCCGACCACGGCGTCGAGATCACGAACAACAGCTACTACGTCGACCCGTGGCTGTACAACTGCATGGACGACCCGGACCAGCGCGCCGTCGTCACCGCGGTCAACAGGGCGCAGCTGTACGCCCAGAAGAAGGGCACGCTGAACGTCGCCGCGGCCGGCAACTCCAACCACGACCTGGACGCGGACGCGATCGTCGACGACTCCAGCCCGAACGACACCACGCCCGCCGAGCGCACCATCGACCCGCACGAGTGCTTCGACATCCCGACGCAGCTGCCGGGTGTCGTCACGGTGAGCTCCACGGGCGTCGACAACGTGAAGTCGTACTTCTCGACGTACGGCAAGGGCGTCGTCGACGTCGCCGCGCCGGGTGGTGACCGCCGCTACCAGATCCCGGACACGCCCTCGAAGGACGGCCGCATCCTGTCCACCATGCCGAACGGCGCGTGGGGCTTCCTGCAGGGCACCTCGATGGCCTCGCCGCACGCCTCCGGCGTCGCCGCGCTGCTGAAGTCCAAGCACCCCTGGGCGTCTCCGGCCCAGCTCCAGGCGCTGCTGAAGGCGCAGGCCGACGAGACCGCCTGCCCCGCCTCCTACGACCAGGACGGCGACGGCACCCAGGACGCGGTCTGCGAGGGCGGCGAGCGCCTCAACGGCTTCTACGGACACGGCATCGTCAACGCGCTGCGCGCGGTCAAGTGA